Within the Miscanthus floridulus cultivar M001 chromosome 17, ASM1932011v1, whole genome shotgun sequence genome, the region gtaactgtagtgacaaatccttttacagtgatccagggcccccgttcttgatctcctccactgtgtcgattagtcctttggaaccgagttcttgaaccctctattgatattcgcgacattcatatttgcaatttcagattgcgtgttttaccttcttgcagcTAGTCTCTTTGCTATAACACCATTTATTATCATGAAACTTCAGTACCAAAATCTGTAGTAGTCTAGTTACTCTGCATCTATGTGCTATTTATTATTTATAGTAAATGTTTAGCTTGATAAAAATTGCAAATCTGCCATCATGTGCTAGTAATtatttgctgtaaattttgttcTTTGTGATAGAATTTGACAAGGAAAATTGGGTTAGATATTGAAAGGCAATGGCAGAACTTGACAAGGGAACACCTGAAGTTGGTTTGAGGTTTCAAAATCCAGATGAGGCTTGGTAGTTTTGGGTGGCATATGGGGGTCGTACAGGCTTTGATGTGAGAAAAAGATATATAGAAATTTAAGCAAATTTGATGGCAAGGTGACTTCATGCAGATTTGTTTGTGCCAACGAAGGCCATCGAAGGAAAGTGGAAACAGAGCATGTGACAAAGTGTTTTAGAGCTGAAACAAGAACCGATTGCAAAGCATGAATGACAATTACATTGGACCGAGGGGAAGAAAATTATGAAGTCACTGATGTTGTCCTTGAACACAATCACTCCCTTCACTTGCCTGAAACTCGACACTTGATGGCATCACAAAAGAAAATTTCAGAGCTACAGCTTTTGAAATTGAGACCGCCGATGATTCTGGAATTAGGCACTTTGAGAAGGGCAGTGGAAGACAAAAGAACTAAGGAGCTGGAATCTGAATTTGAGGCAAGGAAGAACATACCAAGAAGGCTAATGCGCACTCCTATGTTAGTGCAAGCAAGTAAAGTATACACACCAGTTATTTTTGAAGTTTTTCAAACCAAATATGAAAGATCTATGGCTGCATGTACACGAGTATTAGAAGGAGACAACAAATATGTTGTTGCTGTTGGGAGTCTCCATGATGATCTAAGATTTGAGGCAGAGCACACAGTAGTAGGTGACTTTTTAAATCAGACAGTTTGTTGTAGCTGTGGAATGTTCAATAGGGTAGGAATATTATGTGCACATGGTCTGAAAGTTCTTGATTTAATGAATATAAAGATGTTGCCAACACATTACATCTTAAAGAGATGGACTAGAGAAGCGCGCCCAGGAAGTATTCAAGATAGGCACGGAAGAAATGTGATAGAAAACCCAAAACTGGAAGCTCAACTTCGATTCAAGTCTATGTCTCACAAATTCCACAATTTGGCGTATAAAGCCGCCGACTCTCTAGAATGTTGCTTGCTGCTCGACAATGCTCTTGATTGCCTTTGCACACAAGTTGAGGATAAACTTAATTTATCTAGCTGTGCTATGGATGAAAAAccaacaaatgaagaagaaaatgtTGACCCAAATGTGAACCAAAGAGATAATTTGCTTAGTGCTGCAAAGCTAAAGAAAAAGGAGGTCCAGTCAAAAAATTCAAAAAGAAAGAGGACTTGGATCGATAAGTTACGACACAAGGGGAAACACAAGCAAGCAAAATCTTCTATACCACCAAAATCTGCCAAACCAAAGAAAAAAGGAACAAAGGTATGTTGCAAACTTGCAAACCTACATAATGCATGCTGTTGTCATTCCAATCGAAACTAATTGGTTGAATTTTTATTAGCAGCCAAAAAACAAAAACGATGTTGTACATCCCCAAGTTGAATTGGAAAATGATGGCAGCAACAGAGATGAAGTTCAGGAGTCTCAAGATTATAATGTCATTGGCAGTTTTACTCAGCTCAtaacagctccaacttgtgacgAAGATAACCTTCTGTTCTAGTGTGTATAGGCTGGTTAGATAGCATTTTGGACAGGGCTAACTATAGTCTTTTGGGGTCTAATTATAGTCTTTTGTGGCCTAACTGTATATCTGAAATGGCCTATATAATTTCAGTAGAAGCACATGTGCTGGTTCAATAATAGCACGAGTTGCCAAGGTACATAACCGTATATCTGAAATGGCCTATATAATTTCAATAGAAGCACATGTGCTGGTTCAATAATAGCACAAGTTGCCAGGGTACACAACCTGAAGGTGCTTTAAATGATTTTGAACTTGTGGACTTGTGCTTTGGAAGTGGAGCACACAAATCTCCAGTGTGCTTGATCTGTCTAATAATTATGTGCTTGTGAAAATGGCTTTGTTTGTGTGTAAGTCTAATATATTTTGCCATATTTTGCcatcagtcaaagcataaggtAAACTGATCATGTTTTCAAGCACCTAGTACTACATGATGAAAGCCATCAGCGTACAAGGCACAGTACTTGGCAAAATGCAAGGACCTGCAGTTATAGGCATACAACTATACAAGTGTGACATCACAACAATTTAACTGTAATCACATACTGCACTGACATTTCAATCTGATTATTCATATCCATGAAGATACATTTCTGAAGGTGGTTGGCTTGCCAAGGAAATCTAAGGTATTCTTTCAGGAGCACATTTGTAGTTGAACCATGATCATGTACACAATTGCATTTTCCCAGTTCAAGTACTTAGCATGGTCTCTGTGTTCAAGTTACAAAATCACAGTTGTCAAGTCATTCATTTATCGAATTTTGTTCAAAACTAGATGCACTGTCAAATAGAATAGAACTAAGCATCACTGAATGTCCATTAGCAAGCCACCGAGTTTAATACATCATTGATTAACCAGGTGGACAACCATCATAGAAGTTTTGACAACAATACGCTATACAACGACAGAGCCAGTGCACCATTCAGTTAACTGACATGGGCTCAATCAAATGGTCAGGAATGCAGCCTGAGAGGTATCCAACAAACTAGTTCGTCAACCACTACTTAGACCCTAACTTGAGCAAAGACCAAGCCGATTTACCACCAGCAGGTACTCGGCATCAGTTCTTGAACATGATGGCAACGACGAGGAACGCGATCACTCCAATGAGACAGTAGACGAGGTACATGAGCTTGCACTTGTCAACAGCTATGAGAGAAGCCTTCCGGTGGGAAACCTGACAGATGTGCTCAGCAACACGCTGGTGCGGTTCACCTCCTCCTATAGCTCCACCCTGGCATTGTTGGCCACATCGTTGCAGCGGATAGAATCGATCAGAGCTTCATTAGCTGTGGCTTTCACAACGCCTGGTGGTTTTGATCTCCTTCCAGAGTTCCTTCAGGCACTCCTGAACCCGTTCAGGCCAGGGTTCATCCTACCATTCCACAAACTAGCATTGATCCGCCTCTTCCTACGTGTCACAATTGTAGTTTCAGTAACTTGGTCAATAGGGACACCATCATGTAGTGACAGATAAGATGAAAACTACACAATTGCAATGAAAAATGACAGAAAGATTGTAGGCAAACCTTCAGTGGGCACCCCAAGAAGCGTCTGCCTGTGTGCTGTCAGCTCAATCATCGCCGGCCACCATGGATGCCCCAAGAAGCATGAGGCGTGCCCAACCTAGCAGCCACACCGTCAACAGCACCTCAACCTTGCACGGCATAGCTCGGTGCTGCAGCTGCACGTCGCCCCGCGGCCTAGGGCCGCAGCCACCGCGCCCAGGCTCTCAAGACGCTGCCTTCGCTAACCAACAAGCAGCAGGGGTGCCACCCAAAACCACCACCAGATCCACGCACTAGGAGGCCAGATCCACGCACAGACCACGGATCGAAGCATGAGGACGTGGGATCCTGTGGTGGCGGCGGTGATGGCCGGGCCATGGCGCAGCGACCCCTGCCTGCGTGTTCCTTGCTGACGACAGCGTGGGGGCGAGATCCACGGCGGCAGGTCCCAGATCCATGCTCTAGGACAGCAGAGCGGgcttctgtcacacccaattttaaggataaaattgaatgcacgaaactcgtgtgtgcccagggatcaatcacacatacaagctgacaaattacataatgtatcatcacggtgttcatacatcagatccataatataacttagtcttacattacacagcggaatataaaaagataataaactctcgtgggcttcatcacagggaaggtcaactggttgaccacaagcctaaaaatcctctaggaattcctcatacccgttgtcatctgttacccatccgggatttttatccaaataaagaaaataaacaagtgtaagtacatcccgtacttaacaagctaacatggggttatgaagctcaaaaaaggTTGACTctagtttactgcagttagcatttttagtacgacaagcttttattatcagatattatcaaattatgcttaagctcccatttaatcctataagaacatatatcagggtcaagtataccatatatcatcattgaacaacttaaatgatcatcaacaagtaaccagttattctatgagttttccgggctgctcgtaaccgtgagcgctgctgttataacagtttgttaccctctgcagaggtggtgcacattcaccgtgagtcgtgtttcccatatgcccgggttaattactcccatgtcactgctaaggtgagcgggtagggtacactatgaagccatttcataggtttcactaacaagttagggccgctaggtttccttggcaggcagatgtaggaacccccctttccgatggcacatatccatcatggctatactcataggaacagaggcagccctatacccaacgtggcaagccccatttgcaccaagaaggtaacctctaactagctagaaaaggtcctattactgagctaaagttagagccatgtgactctcccagttgcactgtcagtcctagcttttgccgacagataagtccttatggagggcggggagcaacatgaacaaaggtcatttacACCTtggccctatggaacagttgttataaatcatgttaaactcttagttccatagaatcattcatcattatgtatatcaagttcagttagagcactagcaatctacccatatgcatttaacccataggagacaaggaacaggataatcaatcactagaatgtccttacgggtatcaaaattagacacatgctaATGAGTAAttaattaaagtgaaataggacatcaaggtaggcccatgctatacttgcctgggttcacaaactcgtgttggtcctgctggtcgtcgaagaattcttggtctccaacgttctcctcaccgtctgaacacgaccaacacgacaacatacaacattccaaaagcattcatgcaaggcaaacattcctatcactagaacagtacaccaatagtattgaaataagataaaatgtttgtgaaaataatctacgtctcgctacgatcacgtcaacgcgaaattcacgaaaaacggagctaaaatgcgaaagttatgatttaaacgggttttcctatagcaatatatttaattaaatctaaccatgaaattaaaaagttccaaacttgactaacagtggttctaacatgtaggttatggaattatgaagctaacacgatttgaatggatcaattcggagctaaaacgataattttataagcaaaacagttcaaatggcatttctgtaaatactgaaaacatattttagtCTTAAGCAGTgaagtttacgttttcaaaatgagaatgcgcattcggggaactacgcattggactatgggtttaaatagatgaaaaccgagggtctctttagctatttgacctccgaagaggtatcttctaatctcgaCCGCTGATTGGAAAACGAACGGCTAGAATCGAAACCGGGGGAGAGAAGGGAGAGGAGACCCGGCCGGCATAGTAACGCCGGCGGCAAAGCACCATGGCTGGCAGTATGGAGGTCTCAGGCATGCGCGGTTAGGGGGCTAGGGTTGACCAAATGAAAAACCAAGAGCACCGGGGTAAGCGGGGGGAGTAGGGGGTCTCGACCATGCTGATACGGCGGCCGGAGGACGCGGGTAGCAtggtggccaccatggccggtgtCCTAGCGCATTCAGA harbors:
- the LOC136515573 gene encoding protein FAR1-RELATED SEQUENCE 5-like → MILELGTLRRAVEDKRTKELESEFEARKNIPRRLMRTPMLVQASKVYTPVIFEVFQTKYERSMAACTRVLEGDNKYVVAVGSLHDDLRFEAEHTVVGDFLNQTVCCSCGMFNRVGILCAHGLKVLDLMNIKMLPTHYILKRWTREARPGSIQDRHGRNVIENPKLEAQLRFKSMSHKFHNLAYKAADSLECCLLLDNALDCLCTQVEDKLNLSSCAMDEKPTNEEENVDPNVNQRDNLLSAAKLKKKEVQSKNSKRKRTWIDKLRHKGKHKQAKSSIPPKSAKPKKKGTKPKNKNDVVHPQVELENDGSNRDEVQESQDYNVIGSFTQLITAPTCDEDNLLF